DNA sequence from the Candidatus Fluviicola riflensis genome:
TCGGCCCGCATCGTAGCAGCCCATGTGAAATTCAGGTTTCGTTCAGTAATTTTTTCGGCAATTTCAACCACCCGGTTCCGGAACGTAAAATAGGTTTCATCCTGTAGATTGACATCCGTAAATTGGTATTTGTGGTACAGTTTTTCCAGCTGATTCACCATCACTTCGGCCGAAATAGCCGTCCATTTTCGCTCATAAACAAAGGGATCTGCGCAAAAAGTGCAACGAAAATGACACCCGGTGGACGAAATGTAATCCAACTGGCGGCGTCCTTTTTTCTCAAAATATTTTTCCACATCAATCAGCCCGTAATTCACATCGGAAAACTGGTCCATCGGTGTAATGATGCGCGCAACGTTTTTCACAATTTTACCTTCGCTGTTTCGGTAACAGATTCCGGGAATATTTTCCAGAGAACCGCCTGTTGCCAGCGCTTCAACGAGTTCTTTAAACGTTTGTTCACCTTGTCCCTGAACGGTAATATCAATGGTTGGTTCATCGATCAGGGTTTGCTCAGGAAATAACGAAGTATGCCATCCACCCCAAATTACGGGAATGTCCTTTCGCAGTTCTTTCACTGCCCGTGTAATCGCCAATCCGTCTTTGATCGGGCCCCCGGTGAGTGATGTCACTCCAAAGCAAACGGCATTATTCAAATGCAGGCGAATTTTTTCTAACGGGTCTTCTTCCAGGCGTGCATCGACAATAATCACCGTATACTTTTCCGGGTCCAGCACCGATCCGATGGCCAGTAAAGCTAGCGGCATATCGAAAAAGACTGCTTTC
Encoded proteins:
- a CDS encoding B12-binding domain-containing radical SAM protein, which encodes MVKKTVILYNPKAVFFDMPLALLAIGSVLDPEKYTVIIVDARLEEDPLEKIRLHLNNAVCFGVTSLTGGPIKDGLAITRAVKELRKDIPVIWGGWHTSLFPEQTLIDEPTIDITVQGQGEQTFKELVEALATGGSLENIPGICYRNSEGKIVKNVARIITPMDQFSDVNYGLIDVEKYFEKKGRRQLDYISSTGCHFRCTFCADPFVYERKWTAISAEVMVNQLEKLYHKYQFTDVNLQDETYFTFRNRVVEIAEKITERNLNFTWAATMRADQGSRMSEEDFEKCVKSGLRRVLIGVESGSQEMMDWLKKDIKMEQVYTCADRCKKFGISVIFPFIVGFPDETQGSLDATVNMVLELNQMHPDFSTPIFYFKPYPGSSITEEVIKKGYQLPQTIHEWSDFDYIGSSGPWVSGEKHLFFERFKFYVKIAYSRQRVVLRPLQWLAQWRCKRKFFKLPVEKAVYKLLFRKQQLS